In Bifidobacterium sp. ESL0775, the following are encoded in one genomic region:
- a CDS encoding mechanosensitive ion channel domain-containing protein has protein sequence MEILLDWLKAHDSRIIFFVVVLAVAFVGAKAVSRGLKKLLHHSGIPNASIFINLSLVAIWTIAVAMVLQPVFGINPTTIVTALGVGGVAISLGLKDTIANVISGFGLMIGHVIHPGDQVSIQGVTGTVEDITWRQTVVRERNGNQLIIPNSVLNTSALERLTREGEACVKVAFTVKSGTDLKTAAKQIVAVLKSATADITDRRNPPQINFTGFSADGVQGEALLFATPGIDQARVRDCAVRTLAKEDFIV, from the coding sequence ATGGAAATACTGTTGGACTGGCTTAAAGCGCACGACAGTCGCATCATCTTCTTTGTTGTCGTGTTGGCCGTCGCTTTTGTGGGGGCAAAAGCGGTTTCTCGCGGCCTTAAAAAACTTCTTCACCATTCCGGTATTCCGAACGCGTCTATTTTCATCAACCTCTCGCTGGTCGCGATCTGGACCATAGCGGTGGCCATGGTGCTCCAACCGGTTTTCGGCATCAATCCGACCACCATCGTCACCGCTCTCGGCGTCGGAGGCGTCGCCATCTCGCTGGGTCTCAAGGACACCATCGCCAACGTCATCTCCGGCTTCGGGCTGATGATCGGCCATGTCATCCATCCCGGCGACCAGGTCAGCATCCAAGGCGTCACCGGCACCGTCGAGGACATCACCTGGAGGCAGACCGTGGTGCGCGAGCGCAACGGCAACCAGCTCATCATCCCCAATTCCGTGCTCAACACCTCGGCGCTCGAACGGCTCACCCGCGAGGGCGAGGCCTGCGTCAAGGTCGCCTTCACCGTGAAATCCGGCACCGACCTGAAAACCGCTGCGAAACAGATCGTCGCGGTGCTCAAAAGCGCCACGGCCGACATCACCGACCGCAGGAACCCGCCGCAAATCAACTTCACCGGTTTCTCCGCCGACGGCGTTCAGGGCGAGGCGCTGCTCTTCGCCACCCCCGGCATCGACCAGGCGCGCGTCCGCGATTGCGCGGTGCGGACGCTGGCCAAGGAAGACTTCATCGTCTGA
- a CDS encoding TetR/AcrR family transcriptional regulator yields MSRPRQDSNQLPATTRMENAFWKLLEERDYPKITVTDIVNIAGVNRNSFYYHYCKLNNLAESAIQHTVENINRALPEFTIDPSKAWNGIVMQLIGVPANRIYLDRLSLTVSEHSSPFLIFTVHDAIRDGFIAWQHLDRNMTITQDVLLEFSVGGLLAISGMWPKLSKETTVEQWSNLDAAVVARTLYMSVSGDSMPGFWVQMFRSALEKGDSSLLRSIAQAESTDQDFKREVDALLEDLHNMQHQHLDGFNGSPQLVGDMSHSAA; encoded by the coding sequence ATGTCTAGACCCCGACAAGACTCAAATCAATTGCCGGCGACGACACGCATGGAAAATGCGTTCTGGAAGTTGCTCGAGGAGCGCGATTATCCCAAGATCACCGTCACCGACATCGTGAACATCGCTGGCGTCAACCGTAACTCTTTCTACTACCATTACTGCAAGCTCAACAACCTGGCCGAATCCGCAATCCAACACACTGTCGAAAACATCAACAGGGCCCTGCCCGAATTCACCATCGACCCGTCGAAGGCTTGGAACGGTATCGTCATGCAGCTCATCGGAGTTCCAGCGAACCGTATCTATCTCGACCGCCTGTCGCTGACTGTCAGCGAACACAGCTCGCCGTTCCTCATCTTCACCGTCCATGACGCCATCCGCGACGGATTCATCGCCTGGCAGCATCTCGACCGCAACATGACCATCACTCAGGACGTCCTCTTGGAGTTCTCCGTCGGCGGCCTGCTGGCGATCTCGGGCATGTGGCCCAAGCTCTCCAAGGAGACCACGGTCGAGCAGTGGAGCAATCTGGACGCCGCCGTGGTGGCCCGCACGCTCTACATGTCCGTTTCCGGCGACAGCATGCCCGGCTTCTGGGTGCAGATGTTCCGCAGCGCGCTCGAGAAGGGCGACAGCTCGTTGCTCAGAAGCATCGCCCAAGCCGAAAGCACCGACCAGGACTTCAAGCGTGAGGTCGACGCATTGCTCGAGGACCTGCACAACATGCAGCACCAGCATCTCGATGGCTTCAACGGCAGTCCACAGCTTGTGGGAGACATGAGCCATTCGGCTGCCTGA
- a CDS encoding beta-propeller fold lactonase family protein codes for MIRPAGLAADVPSPTWMLREGHTVFAVLEDSDEVVSLRIEPDGTGADTGAKNVADVANNGNNDGDEDADKSWNRRTGNDTDVQSDGNGVRLTEISRVKLPASSGPTHAAIAVDPQLGRHLITADYADGTVCVLPIGPGDVLGPVAQVLHGDQEHHGPLPAQEGPHAHWILPLADGRVLSTDLGADRIYVHHWEGARLVRTGFVSLAPGTGPRDMHVLPGPSGEFGPADDWRVAVVDEWGCTVTVLEPVGTDDEDVEDAGNAGSIRTVGDADVPHGNTNDAINNDAINKDGDKGQAEEFWVAQTVSLGGDEGERPDQAASLAFVPDALRPTENADDQDSKVSLFSRGFVYVGLRGSERIVMLYWDGNKLSRLAPEAEPGWKGRGVSSSGRRPRHIVAIGNMLVAANEVSDNLSLFRVAADGEPVHLSDCTAGSPTVVLPLTGV; via the coding sequence ATGATACGTCCTGCGGGACTCGCGGCGGACGTGCCGTCGCCGACATGGATGCTGCGCGAGGGGCACACCGTTTTCGCGGTGCTTGAGGATTCGGACGAGGTCGTTTCGTTGCGCATTGAGCCTGATGGGACGGGTGCGGATACCGGTGCGAAAAATGTGGCGGATGTGGCAAATAATGGCAACAATGATGGCGATGAAGATGCCGATAAGTCGTGGAATAGGCGGACTGGCAACGATACGGACGTCCAAAGCGACGGCAATGGGGTGAGGCTGACCGAGATTTCGCGCGTCAAGCTTCCTGCCTCTTCGGGGCCGACGCACGCCGCGATCGCCGTGGACCCGCAGCTTGGCCGTCATCTGATCACCGCGGATTACGCTGATGGCACGGTTTGCGTCTTGCCGATCGGCCCAGGCGATGTGTTGGGGCCGGTGGCGCAGGTGCTGCACGGCGACCAGGAGCATCACGGACCGTTGCCGGCGCAGGAAGGGCCGCATGCGCACTGGATCCTGCCGTTGGCCGATGGGCGGGTGCTTTCCACCGACCTCGGCGCCGACCGGATTTACGTGCATCATTGGGAGGGCGCGCGTCTGGTCCGCACCGGTTTCGTTTCGCTGGCACCTGGCACCGGGCCGCGCGACATGCATGTGCTGCCCGGGCCGTCCGGGGAGTTCGGGCCTGCCGACGATTGGCGCGTCGCCGTCGTCGACGAATGGGGCTGCACCGTGACGGTGCTTGAGCCTGTCGGGACGGATGACGAAGACGTTGAAGACGCTGGGAATGCTGGAAGTATTCGAACCGTCGGCGACGCTGACGTCCCGCATGGCAATACGAATGATGCCATAAATAATGATGCCATAAATAAGGACGGCGATAAAGGGCAGGCGGAGGAATTCTGGGTGGCTCAGACCGTCAGCCTCGGCGGTGACGAAGGCGAGCGTCCCGATCAGGCCGCTTCCCTGGCGTTCGTACCCGATGCCTTGCGTCCTACCGAAAATGCCGATGACCAGGATTCCAAGGTGTCGCTGTTCTCGCGTGGTTTCGTGTACGTCGGCCTGCGCGGCTCCGAACGCATCGTGATGTTGTATTGGGATGGCAACAAGCTGAGCCGTCTGGCCCCTGAGGCCGAACCGGGCTGGAAGGGCCGCGGCGTTTCCAGCTCAGGCCGGCGTCCGCGCCATATCGTGGCGATCGGCAACATGCTGGTGGCCGCCAACGAGGTCAGCGACAACCTGAGCTTGTTCCGCGTGGCCGCCGATGGCGAACCCGTCCACCTGTCCGATTGCACGGCCGGTTCGCCGACGGTGGTCCTGCCGCTGACGGGTGTCTAG
- the rpmB gene encoding 50S ribosomal protein L28, which produces MAARCAVCGKGPQTGYSVSHSHIRNKRTFSPNLQPVRTTIDGQNVRVRVCAKCLKAGKVQRVAA; this is translated from the coding sequence ATGGCAGCTCGTTGCGCAGTGTGCGGCAAGGGACCGCAGACCGGTTACAGCGTTTCGCATTCACATATCCGCAATAAGCGCACCTTCAGCCCGAACCTCCAGCCGGTTCGCACCACTATCGACGGACAGAACGTTCGCGTTCGCGTGTGCGCCAAGTGCCTCAAGGCCGGCAAGGTTCAGCGCGTGGCCGCGTGA
- a CDS encoding transaldolase family protein has protein sequence MKLIIDDADTQAIKRLVEYYPIDGVTTNPSILAKAGRPPFEVLHEIRSIIGPDRELHAQVVARDAKGMVADAHRIVEELGDNTFPKIPSVPEGFKAMKQLASEGINVTATAIYTPLQAFIAAKAGAVYAAPYVNRIDNMGYDGVAVACKIHDIFRANNLRCEVLAASFKNSEQVLELAVHGVGAATVASSIIDSLTKNAAIDAAVDDFVADFEGLVGPGKTMASI, from the coding sequence ATGAAACTCATCATTGATGATGCAGACACCCAGGCCATCAAACGGTTGGTCGAGTATTATCCGATTGATGGTGTGACCACCAATCCTTCGATTCTGGCGAAGGCCGGTCGGCCTCCCTTCGAGGTGTTGCACGAGATCCGTTCGATTATCGGGCCGGACCGCGAGCTGCACGCCCAGGTGGTGGCCAGGGACGCCAAGGGCATGGTGGCCGACGCGCACCGGATCGTCGAGGAGCTGGGTGACAACACGTTCCCCAAGATTCCCAGCGTTCCTGAGGGGTTCAAGGCGATGAAGCAATTGGCTTCCGAGGGCATCAACGTCACCGCGACCGCGATTTACACGCCGTTGCAGGCGTTCATCGCGGCGAAGGCCGGCGCGGTGTATGCGGCGCCGTACGTCAACCGCATCGACAATATGGGGTATGACGGGGTCGCCGTCGCGTGCAAGATCCATGACATTTTCAGAGCCAACAATCTGCGTTGCGAGGTCCTGGCCGCAAGCTTCAAGAACTCGGAGCAGGTGCTTGAGCTGGCTGTCCATGGCGTTGGCGCGGCGACGGTCGCTTCCTCGATCATTGATTCGTTGACGAAGAACGCGGCGATCGACGCGGCTGTGGACGATTTCGTGGCCGATTTCGAGGGCCTCGTCGGCCCCGGCAAGACCATGGCGAGTATTTGA
- a CDS encoding glycyl-radical enzyme activating protein has product MQKFSLNDGPGIRTVVFLKGCPLRCGWCSNPESQRKTPEIEWDERSCKGCAACDNLAQKVGFIKTGSRRGPDVTRLQIGQAQVDAALRDCPGLSIIGQNRTSDDVLAECLQDEPFYEEGGGGVTLSGGEPLVWGHFCIELLDKLKDHGIDTSIETTGHVPEKVFRAAVNHLDHIFMDMKQYDTNLHKKGTGVGNELILKNMAYAVSTGKDLLIRTPVIPGFNDSLDDAKGMARKLKEMGVKRVQLLPFHNFGESKYELLGRQDYAFKGVPNTHPEDIEDFRQVYLDEGVEAFL; this is encoded by the coding sequence GTGCAGAAGTTCAGTCTTAACGACGGCCCCGGCATACGGACCGTCGTCTTCCTGAAAGGATGCCCATTACGCTGTGGCTGGTGTTCCAATCCTGAAAGCCAAAGGAAGACCCCTGAAATCGAGTGGGACGAGCGGTCTTGCAAGGGTTGCGCCGCTTGTGATAATCTCGCCCAAAAAGTAGGTTTCATCAAAACCGGCTCGCGACGAGGGCCGGACGTGACGCGTTTGCAAATCGGGCAAGCGCAGGTCGACGCGGCATTGAGGGATTGCCCGGGCTTGTCCATAATCGGACAAAACCGCACGAGTGACGACGTGCTCGCCGAATGCCTTCAGGACGAGCCGTTTTATGAGGAAGGCGGTGGAGGGGTCACGCTTTCCGGCGGGGAACCGTTGGTTTGGGGCCATTTCTGCATCGAATTGCTCGACAAACTCAAGGACCATGGCATCGATACCAGCATCGAGACGACCGGTCACGTACCGGAGAAGGTTTTCAGGGCCGCGGTGAACCACCTCGACCATATCTTCATGGATATGAAACAATATGATACGAATCTTCATAAGAAAGGCACGGGTGTCGGCAACGAGCTGATTCTTAAGAACATGGCATACGCCGTCTCGACTGGCAAGGATCTTCTCATTCGTACGCCCGTCATCCCTGGATTCAACGACTCGCTCGATGACGCCAAGGGCATGGCCCGTAAACTCAAGGAAATGGGTGTGAAGAGAGTTCAGCTTCTGCCGTTCCACAATTTCGGCGAATCGAAATACGAATTGTTGGGGCGTCAAGACTATGCCTTCAAAGGCGTTCCCAATACGCATCCGGAGGATATCGAGGATTTCAGACAGGTGTACCTCGATGAGGGTGTGGAGGCCTTTTTGTGA
- a CDS encoding DeoR/GlpR family DNA-binding transcription regulator, which yields MGTRTNRILELLTEHKRIEVTALADDLGVSEVTMRKDLSELEKRGIIDREHGFAVLKSADNMESRLAYHYEEKLKIAKRAAECVHDGDTVMIENGSTCALLAAELVSTKNDLTIITNSAFVAGYVRGKSQCQIILLGGIYQQTAQVMVGPMVERCLKGMYVDILFAGTDGYSEETGFANRDSLRAETVRDMAQHAGRVVVVTESSKFSRRGTVPLEFGDKDVATFTDDGLSDPARKMLDRHGVDIVTV from the coding sequence ATGGGAACGAGGACGAACCGCATTCTTGAGCTGCTTACCGAACATAAACGCATAGAGGTCACTGCGCTTGCCGACGATCTCGGGGTATCCGAGGTGACCATGCGCAAGGATTTGAGCGAGCTAGAAAAGCGCGGCATCATCGATCGCGAGCATGGTTTCGCGGTGTTGAAAAGCGCCGACAACATGGAAAGCCGTCTGGCATACCATTACGAGGAAAAGCTGAAAATCGCCAAGCGCGCGGCCGAGTGCGTCCATGACGGGGATACCGTCATGATCGAAAACGGCAGCACTTGCGCTTTGTTGGCCGCCGAGCTGGTCTCCACGAAAAACGACCTCACCATCATCACCAACAGCGCGTTCGTCGCCGGATACGTGCGGGGCAAATCCCAATGCCAGATTATTCTTTTGGGTGGCATCTACCAACAGACGGCACAGGTCATGGTCGGGCCAATGGTCGAACGTTGCCTGAAAGGGATGTATGTCGACATTCTTTTCGCTGGTACCGATGGGTACAGCGAGGAGACGGGATTCGCCAACCGGGATTCCCTGCGCGCTGAAACCGTCCGCGATATGGCGCAACACGCGGGCCGCGTGGTCGTCGTCACCGAAAGCAGCAAGTTCTCGCGACGCGGCACCGTCCCGCTTGAATTCGGCGACAAGGACGTGGCCACTTTCACCGACGACGGTCTTTCCGATCCGGCCAGGAAAATGTTGGATCGGCATGGCGTCGATATTGTCACGGTCTGA
- a CDS encoding glycyl radical protein, whose translation MSDSHFGKLTDRMNSFRDQLLDTVPQIDVDRAMITTKVYQEQQDQPLAIKRAIMLKEILEQMPIFIEPETVIAGNQASKNRSAPIFPEYAMDWVIDELDQFEKRDGDVFTITEENKEKLRSIYPFWKHNTLQDRGLAAFPPHSKLFYDLGIIKSEGNITSGDAHCAVNYAGLLKLGLKDYARRAQEKLDALDLTDYRNIHKSYFYRAILIVVDAVKEFAGRYATLARQQADECAQKGDERRAAELRGMAEALDHVPYEPARTLREAVQSVWLVHLTLQLESNGHSLSYGRMDQYLWPYYENDLKTGRITADEADELMCNLWLKTFTINKVRPWSHTQFSAGSPLYQNVTVGGQKLVNGEPRDATNPMSWLILKSVAQCHLTQPNLTVRYHENLPDDFMNECIEVVRCGFGMPAFNDDEAIIPSFIEKGVAREDAYNYSAIGCVETAVPGKWGYRCTGMSFLNFPKALLIAMNNGVDPQSGKKLVEGTGHFKDFTSFDQVMNCWDKVIREMCRQCVIIDATCDMVLEQDTADILCSCLTDDCIERGLNMKEGGAVYDFISDLQVGIANLADSLAAMKKVVFEEKKVTPEELWDAMQANWQGEKNQHIRELMKAAPKYGNDDDYVDSLVRQAYDIYIDEMKKYHNTRYGRGPIGGTYYAGTSSISANVPQGAGTLATPDGRAAGEPLAEGCSPSHSADQHGPTAVFKSVSKLPTDDITGGVLLNQKMTPQVLSKVENRQKLALLTRAFFDKLHGYHVQYNVVSRETLLDAQVHPEKHRDLIVRVAGYSAFFVVLSKATQDDIIERTEQTL comes from the coding sequence ATGAGTGATTCACATTTTGGAAAGCTCACTGACAGGATGAACTCTTTCCGTGATCAGCTGTTGGATACGGTTCCGCAGATCGACGTCGATCGCGCGATGATCACCACCAAGGTCTACCAAGAGCAGCAGGACCAGCCCCTGGCCATCAAGCGTGCGATCATGCTCAAGGAAATCCTCGAGCAGATGCCGATTTTCATCGAGCCTGAGACGGTCATCGCCGGAAATCAGGCTTCGAAGAACCGTTCGGCGCCGATCTTCCCCGAATACGCGATGGATTGGGTCATCGACGAGCTCGACCAGTTCGAGAAGCGCGACGGCGATGTCTTCACTATCACCGAGGAGAACAAGGAGAAACTGCGCTCCATCTACCCGTTCTGGAAGCACAACACGCTCCAGGACCGCGGGCTTGCGGCGTTCCCTCCCCATTCCAAACTGTTCTATGATCTCGGCATCATCAAGTCCGAAGGCAACATCACTTCCGGCGACGCCCATTGCGCGGTGAACTACGCAGGGTTGCTGAAGCTCGGATTGAAGGATTACGCCCGTCGCGCCCAGGAGAAGCTTGATGCGCTGGATCTGACGGATTACCGCAACATCCACAAAAGCTATTTCTATCGGGCGATTCTCATCGTCGTCGACGCGGTCAAGGAATTCGCCGGTCGATATGCGACATTGGCCCGCCAACAGGCGGATGAGTGTGCGCAAAAAGGAGACGAGCGCCGTGCCGCCGAACTTCGCGGAATGGCCGAAGCCCTCGACCACGTTCCGTACGAGCCGGCGCGCACCTTGCGTGAGGCGGTGCAGTCGGTGTGGCTGGTCCATCTCACCTTGCAGCTCGAGTCCAACGGCCATTCGCTTTCCTACGGCCGCATGGACCAATATCTCTGGCCATACTATGAAAACGATCTGAAAACCGGCCGGATCACGGCGGACGAGGCCGATGAGCTGATGTGCAATCTGTGGCTCAAGACCTTCACCATCAACAAGGTCCGCCCGTGGAGCCACACCCAGTTCTCCGCGGGTTCGCCGCTCTATCAGAACGTGACGGTCGGCGGGCAGAAACTGGTGAACGGGGAGCCGCGGGACGCCACCAACCCCATGAGCTGGCTCATCCTGAAGTCCGTGGCCCAGTGCCATTTGACACAGCCGAACCTCACTGTCCGGTATCACGAGAACCTTCCCGACGATTTCATGAACGAGTGCATCGAAGTGGTGCGCTGCGGTTTCGGCATGCCGGCGTTCAACGACGACGAGGCCATCATCCCCAGCTTCATCGAGAAGGGCGTGGCCCGCGAGGACGCCTACAATTACTCGGCCATCGGCTGTGTGGAGACGGCGGTGCCCGGCAAATGGGGCTATCGCTGCACCGGCATGAGCTTCCTCAACTTCCCGAAGGCGTTGCTGATCGCCATGAACAACGGCGTCGACCCGCAAAGCGGCAAGAAGCTTGTCGAAGGCACTGGCCATTTCAAGGACTTCACGAGTTTCGACCAGGTCATGAATTGCTGGGACAAGGTCATCCGCGAGATGTGCAGGCAATGCGTCATCATCGACGCGACTTGCGATATGGTGCTTGAGCAAGACACGGCTGACATCCTCTGCTCCTGCCTGACCGACGATTGCATCGAGCGTGGTTTGAACATGAAGGAAGGCGGGGCCGTCTACGACTTCATCTCCGATTTGCAGGTGGGCATCGCCAACCTCGCTGATTCGCTGGCTGCCATGAAGAAGGTGGTCTTCGAAGAGAAGAAGGTCACCCCCGAAGAGCTTTGGGACGCCATGCAGGCCAATTGGCAGGGTGAGAAGAACCAGCATATCCGCGAACTGATGAAGGCCGCTCCAAAGTATGGCAACGATGACGATTACGTGGATTCGCTTGTTCGTCAGGCCTACGACATCTACATCGATGAGATGAAGAAGTACCACAACACCAGGTACGGTCGTGGCCCGATCGGTGGAACCTATTACGCCGGCACCAGCTCGATCTCGGCGAATGTGCCGCAGGGCGCGGGCACCTTGGCCACACCCGATGGCCGCGCTGCGGGCGAGCCCCTCGCCGAGGGTTGCAGCCCCTCGCATTCCGCGGATCAGCACGGACCGACCGCAGTGTTCAAGTCGGTCTCCAAGCTGCCTACGGATGACATCACCGGCGGCGTGCTGCTCAACCAGAAGATGACTCCGCAGGTGCTTTCGAAGGTCGAGAACCGTCAGAAGCTCGCTTTGCTGACCCGGGCGTTCTTCGACAAGCTGCACGGTTACCACGTGCAATACAACGTCGTCTCCCGCGAGACCTTGCTGGATGCGCAGGTCCATCCGGAAAAGCATCGTGACCTGATCGTTCGCGTCGCCGGCTATAGCGCCTTCTTCGTCGTGCTGTCCAAGGCAACCCAGGACGACATCATCGAACGGACCGAACAGACGCTGTGA
- a CDS encoding transaldolase family protein, translating to MKLIIDDADTEAIKRLVEYYPIDGVTTNPSILAKAGRPPFEVLHEIRSIIGPDRELHAQVVARDAKGMVADAHRIVEELGDNTFPKVPSVPEGFKAMKQLSSEGINVTATAIYTPLQAFIAAKAGAVYAAPYVNRIDNMGYNGIAVACEIHDIFRANNLHCEVLAASFKNSQQVLELALHGVGASTVASSVIDSLTKNAAIDAAVDDFVADFEGLVGSGKTMATV from the coding sequence ATGAAACTCATCATTGATGATGCGGATACCGAAGCGATCAAACGATTGGTCGAATACTATCCGATTGATGGAGTGACGACCAATCCCTCGATTCTGGCGAAGGCCGGGCGACCGCCTTTTGAGGTGCTGCACGAGATTCGCTCGATTATCGGGCCGGACCGTGAGCTGCACGCCCAGGTGGTGGCCAGGGACGCCAAGGGCATGGTCGCCGACGCGCATCGGATCGTCGAGGAGCTGGGTGACAACACGTTCCCCAAGGTCCCCAGCGTCCCCGAGGGGTTCAAGGCGATGAAGCAGCTGTCGTCCGAAGGCATCAACGTCACCGCGACCGCGATCTACACGCCGTTGCAGGCGTTCATCGCGGCGAAGGCCGGCGCGGTGTACGCGGCTCCGTACGTCAACCGCATCGACAACATGGGCTATAACGGCATCGCTGTCGCCTGCGAGATCCACGACATTTTCAGAGCCAACAATCTGCACTGTGAGGTCCTGGCCGCAAGCTTCAAGAACTCGCAACAGGTTCTTGAATTGGCGCTTCATGGTGTGGGTGCCTCCACAGTGGCCTCTTCCGTCATTGATTCGTTGACGAAGAACGCGGCGATTGATGCGGCCGTGGACGATTTCGTGGCCGATTTCGAGGGCCTCGTCGGCTCCGGAAAGACCATGGCGACCGTATAG
- a CDS encoding ROK family protein — protein sequence MKILAIDIGGTNIKYAYMLEDSSITSRGSIPTPQTGRDELIAALTQLFKQEPGVQGIAISMPGIIDADEGYCAMGGALRYNDDFYLRHELFSHCPVRIVMDNDAKCAATAEATVGALKDVSDGFVLLFGTMIGGGIIKNHVLHRGPHFSAGEVSYIITSRDEGPTHEGVWGNQCGTPALCANYAHVKGVDPDSIDGVKFFEAVNSGEAEALDCLDHYAHDIAVQIFNIQNIVDPERFAIGGGISAQPAFIEAIRSNLQKLYATCPYFVSQADVVSCKFQNDANLVGALQCYLRGVDEREYFVNKEDVDGSIAKAEPQSDEENEKAPEGKVLVNNFTKE from the coding sequence ATGAAAATTTTAGCCATTGATATTGGTGGAACGAATATCAAATACGCATATATGCTGGAAGATAGTTCGATTACCTCACGTGGGTCGATTCCCACCCCGCAGACGGGCCGTGACGAATTGATAGCCGCGCTCACACAGCTGTTCAAGCAGGAACCGGGCGTGCAAGGCATAGCCATTTCGATGCCTGGCATCATCGACGCGGACGAGGGATACTGCGCGATGGGCGGCGCGTTGCGCTACAACGATGATTTCTATCTTCGCCATGAGTTGTTCAGCCATTGCCCGGTGCGGATTGTCATGGACAATGACGCGAAATGCGCCGCCACGGCGGAAGCCACCGTTGGCGCATTGAAAGATGTCAGCGACGGGTTCGTTCTCCTGTTCGGCACGATGATCGGCGGCGGGATCATCAAGAACCACGTGCTTCACCGCGGTCCGCATTTCTCGGCAGGCGAGGTGAGCTACATCATCACCTCCCGCGACGAAGGGCCGACCCATGAAGGGGTGTGGGGCAACCAATGCGGGACCCCTGCCTTGTGCGCAAACTATGCGCACGTCAAGGGCGTCGATCCGGATTCCATCGATGGCGTGAAGTTCTTCGAAGCCGTCAATTCCGGCGAGGCCGAGGCGTTGGATTGCCTGGACCATTATGCGCATGACATCGCGGTCCAGATATTCAATATCCAGAACATCGTCGATCCGGAACGTTTCGCCATCGGCGGCGGCATCTCGGCCCAGCCCGCGTTCATCGAGGCCATTCGCTCCAATCTGCAGAAGCTGTATGCGACCTGCCCCTATTTCGTCTCCCAGGCCGATGTGGTCAGCTGCAAATTCCAGAACGACGCGAATCTCGTTGGCGCGCTTCAATGCTACCTGCGTGGCGTCGATGAACGCGAGTATTTCGTCAACAAGGAGGATGTCGACGGGTCTATTGCGAAGGCCGAACCGCAATCCGACGAAGAGAACGAAAAGGCGCCTGAAGGCAAGGTGCTGGTCAACAACTTCACGAAGGAGTGA